In Chrysiogenia bacterium, one genomic interval encodes:
- a CDS encoding FAD-dependent monooxygenase has protein sequence MSYFAIIVGAGPAGLLCALHLHKLRPDLASRLLILEKKSHPRKKLCGGGVNRKAFGVLREAGIDFECEAPAHFNAGGYDIRFRDKRHIVEKPGGTLIFDRAVLDSWLCDRVRAAGIEVRENEAVESYEVAREGVVVTTEKGTYEAQAIVACDGVGSKVRKLAGFEDEYPRARLIQGERPLNPGDENYLVFDFSCMDHGIQGYTWLFPEPDPADRTGKKLVAKIGLYDRTPQASRRVNPRPLLCEIARGYGYEFAESDFESWAIREWTPRSEFAKPRVLLAGDAAGADPLVAEGLHQAFAYGRHAAHALAAAQVARDYSFKHYTRDIRRGELGAELARNRLGAGLLYTPAYEYMLRAGFKLPGILERVFAYVAGEAPELSGLQPRDVVTKTLWHTARRILPPLRLLDP, from the coding sequence ATGAGTTACTTTGCGATCATTGTCGGTGCGGGGCCCGCGGGCCTCTTGTGCGCACTGCACCTGCACAAGCTGCGTCCCGATCTGGCCTCGCGGCTGCTGATTCTCGAAAAGAAATCCCATCCCCGGAAAAAACTCTGTGGTGGCGGCGTCAACCGCAAGGCCTTCGGCGTGTTGCGCGAGGCCGGTATCGATTTCGAGTGCGAGGCGCCTGCCCACTTCAACGCCGGCGGCTACGACATCCGCTTTCGCGACAAACGCCACATCGTTGAAAAGCCCGGCGGTACGCTGATCTTCGATCGCGCGGTGCTCGATTCCTGGCTCTGCGACCGTGTGCGCGCAGCGGGCATCGAGGTGCGGGAGAACGAGGCCGTGGAAAGCTACGAAGTCGCACGCGAGGGCGTCGTCGTCACCACCGAAAAGGGCACTTACGAGGCGCAGGCCATCGTGGCCTGCGACGGTGTGGGCTCGAAGGTGAGAAAGCTCGCCGGATTCGAGGACGAATATCCCCGCGCGCGCCTTATCCAGGGCGAGCGCCCGCTCAATCCCGGCGACGAGAACTACCTCGTCTTCGATTTCTCCTGCATGGACCATGGAATTCAGGGCTACACGTGGCTCTTTCCCGAGCCCGATCCGGCCGACAGGACCGGGAAGAAGCTCGTCGCCAAGATCGGACTCTACGACCGCACACCCCAAGCCAGCCGCCGGGTCAATCCCCGGCCGCTGCTCTGCGAAATTGCGCGCGGCTATGGTTATGAATTTGCCGAAAGCGACTTCGAGTCCTGGGCCATTCGGGAGTGGACGCCGCGCAGCGAGTTCGCAAAGCCGCGCGTGCTGCTTGCGGGAGATGCCGCCGGCGCCGACCCGCTGGTGGCCGAGGGACTCCATCAGGCCTTTGCCTATGGGCGCCACGCCGCCCACGCGCTGGCCGCGGCGCAGGTGGCGCGCGATTACTCGTTCAAGCACTACACCCGTGACATCCGGCGCGGCGAGCTGGGCGCAGAGCTCGCCCGCAACCGCCTGGGTGCCGGTCTGCTCTATACGCCGGCCTACGAATACATGCTGCGCGCGGGATTCAAGCTGCCGGGAATTCTGGAGCGCGTCTTTGCCTACGTCGCCGGCGAGGCGCCCGAGCTCTCGGGCCTGCAGCCCCGCGACGTCGTCACCAAGACCCTCTGGCACACCGCCCGGCGGATCTTGCCGCCGCTGCGGCTGCTTGATCCCTGA
- a CDS encoding HAD-IA family hydrolase gives MPARFQLLIFDLDGTLIDSSLDLAHAMNAAMRHFGFPEHNVEEVRSFVGDGASKLVERALPEGHKDKLEEGKKVFLDYYEEHCLEFTKPYEGVEEMLDALVGVPKAIATNKPEYLAKKIVEGLGWNDTFLQLLGGDSLAERKPDALVVRTICDRIGISPAGTLMIGDGPQDVGAGKNAGAFTCGVTWGFRGEELLRGTGPTYLINHPLELVQIL, from the coding sequence TTGCCCGCCCGCTTTCAACTGCTGATTTTCGACCTTGATGGCACGCTCATCGATTCCTCCCTCGACCTGGCCCACGCCATGAACGCGGCGATGCGCCACTTCGGCTTTCCTGAACACAATGTCGAGGAAGTGCGCAGCTTTGTCGGAGACGGCGCGAGCAAGCTTGTCGAGCGGGCGCTCCCGGAGGGACACAAGGACAAGCTCGAAGAGGGCAAGAAGGTGTTCCTCGACTACTACGAGGAGCACTGCCTGGAGTTCACAAAGCCCTACGAGGGCGTCGAGGAAATGCTCGACGCGCTCGTTGGCGTGCCCAAGGCGATTGCGACCAACAAGCCCGAGTATCTGGCGAAAAAGATCGTGGAGGGCCTGGGCTGGAACGACACCTTCCTGCAGCTCCTTGGCGGCGACAGCCTTGCCGAGCGAAAGCCCGATGCGCTGGTGGTGCGCACGATCTGCGACCGAATCGGAATTTCGCCGGCCGGCACGCTGATGATCGGCGACGGGCCCCAGGACGTGGGCGCCGGCAAGAATGCCGGGGCCTTCACCTGCGGCGTCACCTGGGGATTTCGCGGCGAGGAACTGCTGCGCGGCACGGGGCCGACCTACCTGATCAACCACCCGCTCGAACTGGTTCAGATTCTTTGA
- a CDS encoding class I SAM-dependent methyltransferase, with the protein MSERERWNKKWSAGEAPQAPSPFFARLAPRLIRSLRTRPGARVLDLASGPGRHSLPLARAGIAVDALDCSSVALAQLAQTAGREVLPIHTIETELGDPEDAAALLGSARYDVVLDFFFLDRALIPVLARALKPGGLLVFETRLAPGEIGSAVNPKGYWLAPGELARLLWRDFDLLALSERPTSTKWIAQAIARRR; encoded by the coding sequence ATGAGCGAGCGAGAGCGATGGAACAAGAAGTGGAGCGCCGGCGAGGCCCCCCAGGCCCCCTCGCCTTTCTTTGCGCGCCTGGCCCCGCGGCTCATCCGCAGCCTGCGCACCCGGCCTGGCGCCCGGGTGCTGGATCTGGCCAGCGGCCCGGGGCGTCACAGCCTCCCGCTCGCGCGCGCGGGGATCGCCGTCGACGCCCTCGATTGCTCCAGCGTCGCGCTCGCGCAGCTTGCGCAAACGGCCGGGCGCGAAGTTCTGCCGATTCACACCATCGAGACCGAGCTCGGCGACCCCGAAGACGCGGCGGCACTGCTGGGCAGCGCCCGCTACGACGTGGTTCTCGATTTCTTCTTTCTGGACCGCGCGCTCATTCCCGTTCTCGCCCGCGCGCTGAAACCCGGCGGGCTGCTGGTATTCGAGACGCGCCTGGCTCCCGGCGAGATCGGCAGCGCCGTCAATCCAAAGGGCTACTGGCTCGCGCCGGGAGAGCTTGCGCGCCTTTTGTGGCGGGACTTCGACTTGCTCGCGCTCTCGGAGCGCCCCACTTCGACGAAGTGGATCGCACAGGCAATCGCGCGACGACGCTGA